A genomic segment from Halorubrum depositum encodes:
- a CDS encoding sensor domain-containing protein: MVSLRHPSALPVVGVVADGRTYRHLLYLLLAVPLGFVYSTLFTFGVAFGLVLSVALVGLVVLFAALIGARLAAGLERRLANALLGTHLLRPDDLADADGALAGVRKYVDAPSTWAGLGFLSLKFWVSLLAFVPLFLLASALPLVAAPLRYPYEADFGEVNGEPVTWAIDTLPEALIALPLGVVGVLLALHLTNLVAYVSRRMGLALLGRREPAESHSADSVEDDDGESDEDVSIDGDFDFVDDPAPADRDAAPADRDATSTDRDDDAR; this comes from the coding sequence ATGGTCTCCCTCCGTCACCCCTCCGCGCTCCCCGTCGTCGGCGTCGTCGCCGACGGCCGCACGTACAGGCACCTGTTGTACCTCCTGCTCGCGGTCCCGCTCGGATTCGTCTACTCGACGCTGTTCACGTTCGGCGTCGCGTTCGGGCTGGTCCTCTCGGTCGCGCTCGTCGGGCTCGTCGTCCTGTTCGCGGCCCTGATCGGGGCCCGGCTCGCAGCGGGACTGGAGCGTCGGCTCGCGAACGCACTGCTCGGGACCCACCTGCTGCGCCCGGACGACCTCGCCGACGCCGACGGCGCGCTCGCGGGCGTCAGGAAGTACGTCGACGCCCCGTCGACGTGGGCGGGGCTCGGCTTCCTCTCGCTGAAGTTCTGGGTGAGCCTCCTCGCGTTCGTCCCCCTCTTCCTGCTGGCGAGCGCGCTGCCGCTGGTCGCCGCCCCCCTGCGGTACCCCTACGAGGCCGACTTCGGCGAGGTGAACGGCGAGCCGGTGACGTGGGCGATCGACACCCTCCCGGAGGCGCTGATCGCGCTCCCGCTCGGCGTCGTCGGCGTCCTCCTCGCGCTTCACCTCACCAACCTCGTGGCGTACGTCTCCCGGCGGATGGGCCTCGCGCTGCTCGGTCGTCGGGAGCCGGCCGAGTCGCATTCGGCGGACTCGGTGGAGGACGACGATGGCGAGAGCGACGAAGACGTCTCGATCGACGGCGACTTCGATTTCGTCGACGACCCCGCTCCGGCCGACCGCGACGCCGCCCCCGCCGACCGCGACGCCACCTCTACTGACCGCGACGACGACGCCCGCTGA
- a CDS encoding zinc ribbon domain-containing protein codes for MPSDDTDETEYSVFGNEPSDDWADAGDDRRADPDSTRPGDGSESLATGEDDGCPKCGSEETETDEIATSGTGLTKMFDVQNRSFVVVSCANCGYSELYKGQSTGNAIDFFVG; via the coding sequence ATGCCCTCCGACGACACCGACGAGACGGAGTACTCCGTCTTCGGCAACGAACCGAGCGACGACTGGGCGGACGCGGGCGACGACCGACGCGCCGACCCCGACTCAACCCGTCCGGGAGACGGGTCCGAATCGCTGGCGACCGGGGAGGACGACGGCTGCCCGAAATGCGGGAGCGAGGAGACAGAGACGGACGAGATCGCGACGAGCGGCACCGGTCTCACGAAGATGTTTGACGTGCAGAACCGCTCGTTCGTCGTGGTCTCCTGTGCGAACTGCGGCTACTCGGAGCTGTACAAGGGCCAGTCGACGGGGAACGCCATCGACTTCTTCGTCGGCTGA
- a CDS encoding metal-dependent hydrolase, whose amino-acid sequence MVSTVVHAGFAVLLAAGLLDDRFDRRALAVLLLVVVAPEADSFLGPIMPGAHRTVGHTLVIPAVAAVLLYYDTRIRETSAVRARLSARWITVAWAALFAHVFAHVALDWVHLDGVNYLWPLRDQFLRLDGEIMLSTADGFVQTFVDLRVDPETGTRTVDAGATGTTETVHVNNPVEPRDPAEEIEEPVERIFPVASAGWRLYLIGTGLFALAARRLQDRAPREEGA is encoded by the coding sequence ATGGTCTCCACAGTGGTCCACGCCGGGTTCGCGGTCCTGCTCGCGGCCGGGCTGCTCGACGACCGGTTCGACCGCCGGGCGCTCGCGGTCCTGCTCCTCGTCGTCGTCGCGCCCGAGGCCGACAGCTTCCTCGGCCCGATCATGCCGGGCGCCCACCGGACGGTCGGCCACACGCTCGTGATCCCCGCGGTCGCCGCGGTCCTGTTGTACTACGACACGCGGATCCGGGAGACGTCAGCGGTGCGCGCGCGCCTCTCGGCGCGGTGGATCACCGTCGCGTGGGCCGCGCTGTTCGCGCACGTCTTCGCGCACGTGGCGCTCGACTGGGTCCATCTCGACGGGGTGAACTACCTCTGGCCGCTCCGCGACCAGTTCCTCCGGCTCGACGGGGAAATCATGCTCTCGACGGCGGACGGGTTCGTCCAGACGTTCGTCGACCTGCGGGTCGACCCGGAGACCGGGACGCGCACGGTCGACGCCGGCGCCACGGGGACCACGGAGACGGTCCACGTCAACAACCCGGTCGAGCCGCGCGATCCCGCCGAGGAGATCGAGGAACCGGTCGAGCGTATCTTCCCGGTCGCGAGCGCCGGTTGGCGGCTCTACCTGATCGGAACCGGGCTCTTCGCGCTGGCCGCCCGGCGATTGCAGGACAGGGCGCCGCGGGAGGAGGGCGCGTGA